The DNA segment ATCGCGGCGATCCGCACGGCTTCCGATAAGTGTTTCGCCATAAGCCAGGATGGCTTCGACATCGGCCTTGGTCGGGGCCGGACGGCCTTCCTTGTCCTCGATCACGTCATGGAAACGTAAAATAGTGCGTTCATGCGGGTCAAAGTTGGCAAAAATGGTCGGGTCTTCACGTTCGGGATCAAGGACCGACAGGACGTGTGTCACACCATGGCTGCGATGGGTCGGCAGTTCGTCTATGCCGCAGATGGTCAGGCGCGAAATAGCAATTGGTTTCATTTCCGTATCTCTTGTCTTCTTTTGTTTTTCTGGGTGCTATCAGATCACAGGAAAATGAAAAAACAAGGGCCGGTATCATGAAATAATACCGGCCCCCTGAAATTTTGATCTGAAACGTCAGATTACTTTGCGCGGTTAACCGCATGAATGTTCAGCATTTCCCACGCCATGGTCGCACCGGCAAGCGATGTGATGTCCGAAACATCATAAGGCGGGGAAACTTCGACCACGTCACTGCCAATCAGGTTCACATGCCCCGCAAGACCACGCAGGATCGACACCGCCTGATGGCTGGTCAAACCGCCCAGCACCGGCGTACCCGTCCCCGGTGCATAGCACGGATCAAGCCCATCAATGTCAAAGGTGATATAGGCCGGGTTGTCGCCAACCGTGGCCTTGATCTTTTCAACAATGGCATCAATCGACATCGACTGAACATCCGGGCCATAAAGGATATTGAACCCGTGGGTCGATTCATTGTGGGTGCGAATGCCGACCTGAATGGATTTCGACGGATTGACGATGCCCTTTTTGGCCGCGTGCCAGAACATGGTGCCGTGATCAATCCGATCGCCGTCATCTTCCCAGGTGTCGGAATGGGCATCGAACTGGATCAGTGAAATGCCATCGCCGTACTTTTCGGCATGTGCCTTCAGGATTGGATAGGTGATGAAGTGATCGCCACCGATGGTGAGCATCTTGGCACCGGACTGCACGATATCGCGTGCGTGATCTTCGATCATTTCCGGAAGCTTTTCCGGATGGCCCGGATCAATGACCATGTCGCCATAATCAATCACTGCCATCTCGGCAAAGATGTCACGGCCGGACGGGAAATGCGGCGCCCATGCAAGGTTGGTCGATGCACGACGCACGCCCTGCGGGCCGAGACGTGTGCCCGGTCGGCTTGATGTTGCAAGATCATAGGGGATGCCGGTGACAGCAACATCAATCCCATTGAGGTCGCGCGAATATCGGCGGCGCATGAAGGACAGCGCACCGGAATACATCGGCTCGCTGGTGTTCTGATGCACAGATTTTGCCGTAAAGGCGTTATCACCGCCCTTGGTGTCAATGACCCCGGTGCTGCTCATGTTTAAACCCTTCTCACTTCCCGTATCAAACCCGGACCGTCTGCCTGCCAGCGGTCGACGGAGTTCTTACGCGTCGCCCAGTGCAATCCAGGTCGACTTGATTTCACAATACTTGTCCAGCGCATGCAGAGAACGGTCGCGACCGGTGCCGGACTGTTTGTAACCACCAAACGGCATGGTGATTGATCCACCGTCCCAGCAATTGACCCAGACAAGACCCGAACGCAGTTTCTTTGCGGTCATGTGTGCCTTGTTGATGTCGCGCGTCCAGACTGCTGCTGCCAGACCATATGGCGTATCATTT comes from the Thalassospira sp. ER-Se-21-Dark genome and includes:
- the speB gene encoding agmatinase; translated protein: MSSTGVIDTKGGDNAFTAKSVHQNTSEPMYSGALSFMRRRYSRDLNGIDVAVTGIPYDLATSSRPGTRLGPQGVRRASTNLAWAPHFPSGRDIFAEMAVIDYGDMVIDPGHPEKLPEMIEDHARDIVQSGAKMLTIGGDHFITYPILKAHAEKYGDGISLIQFDAHSDTWEDDGDRIDHGTMFWHAAKKGIVNPSKSIQVGIRTHNESTHGFNILYGPDVQSMSIDAIVEKIKATVGDNPAYITFDIDGLDPCYAPGTGTPVLGGLTSHQAVSILRGLAGHVNLIGSDVVEVSPPYDVSDITSLAGATMAWEMLNIHAVNRAK